The sequence TACCTGCGAGGGCGTGCTGGTGAGCTCCATCTTCTCTTGCGACTTCTCCTTGGCGAGTCGCGCCGCCTCCTTGAACTCGGCAAACTTTTCCGcaaacttgggaaaaaaaataaaaaaataaaaaaatccccgaAAGAACTCGGTTAGCGGAATGCTAACAAAAACTAGCGattcaaacaaaatgaaacaagCAGAGACCTTGCTCAGGTGGCTCTCGCACGAGAAGCCCAACCCGTAGACGGTGTTGGCGCGGCTGTCGGCCCACTGACCGAACTTCTGGGAGGTCTTGGTGAAGGTCATGTTGGGGGTGATGGTGCTGTTGATGACGGCCTGGCGGACAAATCCATTTAGCTTCACGCTAACGCCATGAGACTGCACTACAAGTCTGAGTCCATCGTTAGATGCGTGATTTTTTTAGATGAATTTCAGTTTGTCTCAATAGATCcattttttgtgacttttttttttctgcaaacatTCAACTATATCTTGAGCAAAAATGCTATCAGACCTAGGATGTATGTGCGTACATTTAGCGAGTACAGACCTTGGATCCGTCCAGGCTGATGATGCGGTAGACGTTCCTGGTGCTGTCAAAGAAGTAAGAGACGGTGACGGCATGTTTGCTGGTGGGAAGCCAGTTCTTCTTGGTCGTAGGGTCAATCTGGAAGATGTGCGCCCGCGTGCTGAAGATGGGCTGCTCACTGCACGGGGACAGAAAAGAGGCGAgttttgaaataataattttaaaaaaaatactgctaataccaaaaaataaaaaaatgcatgtgcATGAGGTACAAGTATTATTGTTGTATTTGTGGCCGCCATCCTTACATTCCACACTAAAATGTCTGtgactttgagtgtgtgtgGATTTAAAAGGCCTTGTGAGTGACTGTTGAATGTGCTTATTACATGCTTATCTGTTACCGTTTGACATATGGTTTGCCGCTGGCTTTGAAATGTGTCAATAAAGTCGATTAATTTTGCTGTGAgacacatgctttttttttttgttatattagaTATCTAACAGGGTTCCTATAGTATTATTAGTATGTGACAAACAGTGTGTCAGATGATGTCGTGTTTCCAGCACAGCCTGCATCCAAATGTGACCTTGTGCTTTTCATGTGGTCATTGTTCAAACATAATCCCTTTTGCCCCCCCAAATGAAAAGCAACAACGCATTCAGGAATCCACTGGGTGGATGTGATGAGTGCAGGGGATGATGAGTGAGCCAATCCAAATattattgaggggaaaaaaaaaaaaaaaaaaaaaaaggattcccGGCAACGCAAGTAAAATTTGTGTTGTTGCGACAGACACTtacgggggggggaaaaaaaaaaaaaaaaaaggctgttccTGGTCACACTTGTCCCCCTCGTAAAAACCTTTTGGGCACACTGACGGGCTCTTCACCAGCGTAATTCTAAATAATCTGACTGCAAAACCCGCGGCCGTTTTGGCAGCCGTAAACCGGCATTACGTACTTAGATGctttgttgccatggcaatgagGCAACAGGCCACGTGACCgtatctctctttctctccgtCTCGTGCCCTTCCACAAATACTCCAGTTTGATCTAGATCCACCATAAGTATGTCCGTTTGTTTACATGTGTTTGCTCTGCTGAtttttgtgtatatattttcaaaatatatatattttggaatGGTCATGTACACCTTCAAACATAACAAATAGGGATGGGCGAATAGTGGCACtaggtattggtatcgggacaatacatgtatttttttaaggtatGGTAGGTGGAGCTGCAATGGCTAGCACTGATACTtaaggcaaaaaataataataaaaaaaaatctatcattccatccatccatccatccatcttctaccgcttatccgaggtcgggtcgtgatttttacatttaataaatgtataaataataaGTTACATTTACAGAATattttgagattttatttttaaaaaatcattaggtTTAGTTGTgattaacatatatatatattttctttttcttttttaaagaaatgcttGTTTTCAAGTTCCAGTAAAAGTCGTTAATCCCACAGAACAGAGCAAGCATAAAACTCAGTGAGTATTGTCGTATGCTGTTTATATGCATCGTTCCGTGTATGTTGTTAACAATTTGCGCTAATTTATTAGCCCATATATGGTTTTAGCAATAAGCTAGTGGATGTTCATAATCAGGCATAGTTAGATGATTCGACTGAACATTCTGGTGTTTGCATAAACAATATTTTACGCTCTTTCGTTTTATGTGGCAGCTTTATGGTAAACTACTAAAATTAATTGGTGAATTATGCAAAAGAGTGAGAACAGGCGCTAAGGAATACTTTATAAAgtgtgttttaatattttcaaactGTGCTTTAATAggattaaatgtatttaaagcaAGTGGATGGGGTAAAACTATAAATAATAAAGGCTTTTAATATGTTTCTCTCTAGTGCTGATTTAATATTATTGCTGGTGGGTGTGGGTTGACCCGCTCGCGATAAACGGGGGTTCGCTGAAttggccaaaacaaacaaacaaacaaattgctgACTTTTATGATAACACACAAAGAAGCCTGCCAGTTCGTTTGCATCCACAACCCGAACGCTAACCCTGTGTTGCAGACTTGACACATGACAAAATGTGTCAGTCTGTGAGTGGATTTATTGACAGCTGCTGTCCTCACGAGCGGCTTTAATCTCCTGTGAGCGTTTATTAGTGAGCAAGCGGTGGCTATtcggctaggctaggctaagcGAGGCTAGTCAATGCTGCCTCGCAGTGTGCGTTTACGAGTTTGACAGTGACGCGCAGGAATGTGCGGAGGTGCGCGAAAACAAACCGCACGCGTGCGTCAGGCATGAACACCGCACGGCAAACAATAGCTAATTAAACGTACCCCATGGTTGCTGGTGTAGTCCGAGTGGTCCCGAAGACGCTCCCCTCCAGCCGCCACCTCCGTCCCCGCTGGTCCTCTCGGCTGTCTCCTCGCTCTCACGGTTCACTCCGACATGGCCTGACGTGTTGGCGGCCGTAGGTGCATGCGTGCCCGGACgcgcatgatgatgatgaccgcgaaccctcctcctccgccgcccgGCTAGCACCTGCTAACACCTGCTAGCATCGCTCGACTCGGCTCACTAATAGCTCCACTCGGCTGAAAGGGAATTAGAACTCACTTTTCTTGCGAGTTGATGCGAAATACACTCAAACGaggttattattaatattgtttgGGGGTTTTTAtgttacatttttgtaaaatattctCCCGTGTACACTCGCTACTGTGCATCCATTCGTTGCTAGCTTTGTGACTAGTGGATTCCATTATGTAGGAGAGACGTACGACGGTGATGTCATCACGTAAAACTTTACATTGGACGTGATTGGCTAAATGTTGTCGATCaaacaagaaattaaaaaaaaaaagtgacatggaTCAGGGTTTTGATTTATTACAGTATTGCTGCTTTTCCAAcgttttttaattgaaattttacatattaatacacataaacatctcttcaaataaaatgtaaaaaaaaatatatacagtatataggtAGGATATAATTTACAATTTCTCTGCCACTTCTCACACTAGTCGTAAACAAAAAAGGACGTGTTccaaaaatatacacaaattATTCTTGTTTGCACctaacatatactgtatattaggcTCTCCAGTCTAAGACATGTCAGAATTTCCTTATTCCACATTTTAAGTACGGTAATAATAGTGGTCACTAGCTTTacattttttccaacaaaaggtGATCATTCTTCTTGCGTGTTCCACATGTTTCGAACTAACAAAGTCTCTGGGCTGGGGTATATACCAAGGATACATATTTGGCGATATGGgacaattttttcccccaccaaaTTCAAGAATCATTTGGACTTTTAGACAAGCAATTTCCCAGTCTTCCTTACTCATGTAGTCTTGTACATCTGTACTGCAAGCGTTTATAATCTGTTACATTCCTTACCGTTCACATGATAATATACATTTCAgtcttaaataaaatattgtcagGTAATGGTCTCCAACCACCGGTCCGCAGCCCAGCAATGGTCCACGGGCCATTTGGTCCCGGTccgatatattaattaattaattaattttaaaacagaGCTTATTTGCGCCAAAATATACAGTATCAACCGGGTGGCATCAACACCCCATGAGGCCAAGATTTCACACCTTGTATTAGTAAACCTGTGGGTACATTTAGACAAGGTCATTATTTCAGTGTACATTGTGTAACATCATTGTTTTGTGGTGTGACATAAGATTTTTGGAAAATAGAGGAAAAACATGTGACTTAGTTACAGTATGTAAAGTTGGGGAACACTGAACTAAAATAACACCCTAAATTAGTCCGACACAACTAAGATAGTTGTAGTGAGGTGGTTGTTTTTAGCAAAAGGTCAATTGACAAAATAAGTCACAGGCTCAAGTCACGTCCGACATGTAGCGAATGCCTCGCATGAAACACAGGAAGACCGGTTTTCTATTTCAAGATTACGCTGAGCAGGAAAACTCGAGTGAACGTGTTTGCAACGTGACAAGCAGAGCAGAGCAGAGCAGAGGCAGTGAAGTAAAAACATCATCAGCGAGGTTTAACGATGGACGCTTTGACAGGGGACGACGATGTTGACGCCGAGATGCAAGTTCTGACGCCCGATGATGTCGCCAAGCCGGAACGGGATGCTGGCGATGAAATGGAAAACCTTCAAAACAGGTCGTTTGTACAGGCGCTACAAAGTTTGTTTACACTAAAGCTGTTTTGAATCTGTAATATTAACAATTATTATTAGGTTATTCTTGGCTCGGGTCATAATCAATCCAGAATATAGAATGTGTGCATGGAAAATAAACAGTATttaagggtttaaaaaaaaaaaaaaaaggtcaaaacttTCAAACATCTCATCAACGATATTACATTCTGTCCTTCAGTTTACGCGAAGCTGTCTGTGATGACAACATTCGTCCAAAGATGCAGTGTCTGGTCATGGACACCTCCTTCTCCATGGTGGCCATGCAAGGTGAGGACAGCGGGATCGCCTGGGAGACCACCCCGAGTCACTGCTCCACGTCCTGGCCACCCGAAGTAGAGGAACCCACCAAGGAACCTGGCCCTCCAGCAGGAAGGATCATCATCGTTATGGATGAGGAGTTGACGTCAAGGCGGAAGAAAACTAAAGCAGAAGGACAAAAGAAAGAGAGAAGTGGCACCATCTCGGAAAGGCCAGACTTAGTGGGCCTTGCGCCGCTCCACATGAAAGATGAGGGTGATGAAgatactcatggagttcctcgTCAAGATAAGGAGCAAAGACTGTTTAGTTTGGTGTCGGAAGGCTCAGAAATCATCAACATTGTTGTTCCTCCGAAGCTGGCGACTGTGGATGAAGAGGAGAGCAAGGGGATGGTGGACAACCTGTCCTATCTGGAGGAGTGCTCTGCTCCTAAAGCTGACGACGAAGAAGAGCCCTGTGATCAGTTGTTTGAGCAGGACTGCGAGCCAAGGGCAGATGCTTCAGCGGGACCAGTTGCACAAGTTGATCCTACACCACTGGTCAGTGTCACAGACCCACCAGGAGCTCCTGTGGTGCGGCCTCCAGGAATGGAAGCTGTTTGTAATGTGGACTACTTTGAAGCCTTCTCCTTGATTGATGACCATGCCCCAGGAAGTCCCACTGTGGTCCCACCTAAGCTTGGACTTCCTGACCACAAGACTGCCGAGGAGAAACCAGTGCAGGGCGAAGACACCACAACAGGTGAAAAACAGGAAAGACCAGATGCCAATTGTCCAGGGGCACTGACCAGTGAGGTTCTAGAGGAATTCTTCTACAGTGGTACCGACAACACCCTCATGAGAAGCCACCTGGACAGGGAGGATGCGGTTGGAGAAGCCAAGGTCTCTCCGCCTCCTTCTAAACTCAACGGATCGACtttgtttgaaaatgaagtGGATGTCTTGACTCCGGTCTTTCTACCTGAAGGGCCACCCAAGATTATCGACCCGATTTTGTTCGAGGAACCCAAAGCCATGGCCTTCCTGTACGACGACCTGTATGAGGAGGCAACTGGAAGTCGTCAAAGGGAAGAAGACACAGAGAGCGTGGCATCTGAAAAGTCATTCCACAGCAGACATTCAGATCGGGAAGCCAGGGGATACCTGGAGAAGTATGTCCTCATAGATGAGACACCTGTGGTGGAAGAGCAACCAGTTCCCGAGGACGGACCTCCACTTTTATCCCAAGGTTTTGCTGATTTTCCCTCCACGTCCCCTGAGGTAGAAATGCCAAACTCGGAGGAGGAAATTACCGATTTCTTTAGATCAAGTGCCAGTTCTTCTCCATGTGACATCAAGgcttttgttgttttccaaGAAGACAACAGTCCGTCAACAACGGAATGTGTCACAGTAACAGATGCAGTAGACAACGAAATCCCTGAAGGTCCCATTGCCGTATTTGAGACTTCCTTTGAGCCTGACTGGGAAGGGATGGATGTTGATGACATGAATTCAGAGGACATCAACGTGCCGGTGAATTTCAATCAACAGACGTGGCTGCAAGACTCTGAAGTGGTAAAACCGTGTCCTCCACCCAGGAGAAAAACTAGATCACCCCTGAAGGAGTGCCTGGCCCTAGCACCTCTGACGCCGGCAGAGGATGAACATACTGGGAAAGTACAGCAAGTGGAAGAGAAAGAGGCGGAGGTACCTGTTAAGACTAGCAATGAGGGGGACGGAGATCAGGAGGTcgatcctcagatgagcaacacATCCGCCGACGAAGTTACTGACAAGAAACCAATTGAAGAAGAGGACATTGAAGTAGTTTTAACGCAAACACAACCTCAAGCAACAGAGTCAGAAAAGGTTCATCCCGAGAAACAAGATCATTTGACGACATTGCCAATCAAGCCAGCAAAGACAACTTGTAGAATTTTTTAGCATCATTCTTAAAATTACAATCCACACTCAGTAAACATATTTATCGTGGGATGTACGATGCGTGTGTATGCTGAATCGATGACGCTGAGCAGAAATGCTGTGAAATTAATTCAATTGTTGAGATGTAGACCTTATAGACTGAGAAGTTTGAATGGTTTGAATATATCAAGAAAAAATATGAGAATATGAGTTAGAAGAGATGAGGAAAAGCTGAGGATGTTGATCTTGTCTCGTGGGAATATGGTGATATATGAAATTGTATGGAAAGTGAGATTTTCTGGAAAATGTAAGCTAGTTTCCGAGATGTTCTGAATGTTGTGAATCTTTTCAAATTGAAATGGTTTGAATCGTAACCGACTATCCGTTGGCAGCAAAAGGAATGGTTCAATTTTCCTGtcctatttaattatttttctccaATTTACTTTATCCTTGGCTTCTGTCAGTCTCCATATCTGCCCCGGGATGCATTGGTTGTTAAGTGGATGTCGGCTGGCCGCCTCCATGCTGGGATGAACATTGAGGTTGTAGCATCGTAAACAAACAGTGAAAGTCCAATAGCATCGATATTCTTCACTCAATGGCGATCAGCATGTTTACTTTGCAGAGGCTAGCTAGCGATCATGTCTTAATTGTGCTGGATAACCACTGATGTGAACAAAAATGCTCAACTAGTAGGGGAGTGGGGACTCAGATCAGATGCAGTGCGTCTCTGGCTGATGTTTTAGCcacccccaaacacacacaatcaGGAAAATTGAAATGGTTCAAAATCTTTGTAGCACAATGTAAAGGGCCACCGTGAATTGTTTTATTTGGGGCTGCAAACAGATTAATCCTATGAGGGAAATAGGGTTACAAAAGGTGAGTTATAAATAGTGTAGTGTGACATGGAATAATCTTATACTTAATAAACAAGTGTCAGTGTGTATTTAATCTAATGAAACCAAAACAAGTTTATTTGTAGCCTACAGCCTTTAATCACAAGGGTCTCAAAAAGGCTTCATAAATTCAGAGGTGACAAAGATTAGGGACAGTCACTGACTTTACCAGGCAAATAAACAAACTGGAAGTGGAAGTGGTGGCCTGGCTGTGGCTCTGTGTCACCGCCTCGCTTGTTTGTAGCCTCTTGAGTCAAAAGCTAGCTCCTCGCGATGGAGCATATCTCAAACAGCCGGCCATGCTCCCCCACGAAAGACGACGACTCCCCGGACACTTCGAGTGACGACGACTGCCTGGACGACGCTTTCGGCGACCTGGCGGCGCTACCGGTCGAGGTTAGCGAGCGAAGGCCGACGTGTTTACGGTGCCGGTGAGCAGAATTATGACACTTGACCgaagctaagctaatgctaagcgaATGGAGCCCAGTCAAGACTCCATTGggctatttgttttgttttttgaaatgctCGTTCGCGAGAAAACTATTCAACTATATGTTT comes from Festucalex cinctus isolate MCC-2025b chromosome 15, RoL_Fcin_1.0, whole genome shotgun sequence and encodes:
- the LOC144002612 gene encoding uncharacterized protein LOC144002612 isoform X1, producing MDALTGDDDVDAEMQVLTPDDVAKPERDAGDEMENLQNSLREAVCDDNIRPKMQCLVMDTSFSMVAMQGEDSGIAWETTPSHCSTSWPPEVEEPTKEPGPPAGRIIIVMDEELTSRRKKTKAEGQKKERSGTISERPDLVGLAPLHMKDEGDEDTHGVPRQDKEQRLFSLVSEGSEIINIVVPPKLATVDEEESKGMVDNLSYLEECSAPKADDEEEPCDQLFEQDCEPRADASAGPVAQVDPTPLVSVTDPPGAPVVRPPGMEAVCNVDYFEAFSLIDDHAPGSPTVVPPKLGLPDHKTAEEKPVQGEDTTTGEKQERPDANCPGALTSEVLEEFFYSGTDNTLMRSHLDREDAVGEAKVSPPPSKLNGSTLFENEVDVLTPVFLPEGPPKIIDPILFEEPKAMAFLYDDLYEEATGSRQREEDTESVASEKSFHSRHSDREARGYLEKYVLIDETPVVEEQPVPEDGPPLLSQGFADFPSTSPEVEMPNSEEEITDFFRSSASSSPCDIKAFVVFQEDNSPSTTECVTVTDAVDNEIPEGPIAVFETSFEPDWEGMDVDDMNSEDINVPVNFNQQTWLQDSEVVKPCPPPRRKTRSPLKECLALAPLTPAEDEHTGKVQQVEEKEAEVPVKTSNEGDGDQEVDPQMSNTSADEVTDKKPIEEEDIEVVLTQTQPQATESEKVHPEKQDHLTTLPIKPAKTTCRIF
- the LOC144002612 gene encoding uncharacterized protein LOC144002612 isoform X2, with the protein product MQVLTPDDVAKPERDAGDEMENLQNSLREAVCDDNIRPKMQCLVMDTSFSMVAMQGEDSGIAWETTPSHCSTSWPPEVEEPTKEPGPPAGRIIIVMDEELTSRRKKTKAEGQKKERSGTISERPDLVGLAPLHMKDEGDEDTHGVPRQDKEQRLFSLVSEGSEIINIVVPPKLATVDEEESKGMVDNLSYLEECSAPKADDEEEPCDQLFEQDCEPRADASAGPVAQVDPTPLVSVTDPPGAPVVRPPGMEAVCNVDYFEAFSLIDDHAPGSPTVVPPKLGLPDHKTAEEKPVQGEDTTTGEKQERPDANCPGALTSEVLEEFFYSGTDNTLMRSHLDREDAVGEAKVSPPPSKLNGSTLFENEVDVLTPVFLPEGPPKIIDPILFEEPKAMAFLYDDLYEEATGSRQREEDTESVASEKSFHSRHSDREARGYLEKYVLIDETPVVEEQPVPEDGPPLLSQGFADFPSTSPEVEMPNSEEEITDFFRSSASSSPCDIKAFVVFQEDNSPSTTECVTVTDAVDNEIPEGPIAVFETSFEPDWEGMDVDDMNSEDINVPVNFNQQTWLQDSEVVKPCPPPRRKTRSPLKECLALAPLTPAEDEHTGKVQQVEEKEAEVPVKTSNEGDGDQEVDPQMSNTSADEVTDKKPIEEEDIEVVLTQTQPQATESEKVHPEKQDHLTTLPIKPAKTTCRIF